TTATTAATGACGATATTGCCCCAACAGCAACAAACCCAGAACCTGTGTTTGTGCTATGTATTGAAGATGTGCCTCCTGCCGATATAAATATTATTACGGATGAAATGGATAATTGCGGAACGCCTCAAGTGGCCTGGGTTTCAGATAATAACGATGCTAATTCATGCCCGACAACCATTACCCGAACTTACAGTGTTACCGATTCGTGTAACAATTCTATTTTTTTAGAACAAATTATAACAGTTCATGACACGACACCACCTACAGGAACTGCTCCCCCTGATGCAAACTACCAATGTATCAGCCTGGTTCCCGAAGCCGACCCAAATAGTATTATTGAAACGGCTGACAATTGTTCAACCCCTGCTGTTGCTTTTGTTTCAGATGTAGCAACCACCAATTCTTGCTCAGAGGTCATCACCAGAACCTATAGTGTTACCGACGATTGCAATAATGAGACCCTACTAATACAAACTATTACGATTGAAGATACAACATTGCCAACCGCAAGTGCGCCAGATGCTATACAAGTTGAATGTATCGATGATATACCTGAACCCGATAGCAATGTAATATCTGATGCTCAAGATAATTGCTCAATCCCAGTAGTTTCTTTTATTTCAGATGTTAGCAACGGGCAAACCTGTCCCGAAATTATAACAAGAACCTATCGTGTTAGCGATGATTGTGGTAATTATATAGAATTAGAACAACAAATAACCATTCAAGATAACACGCCTCCAACTGCTAGTAATCCTGATACCACCTATCTAGATAACAACGATGCAATTCCTGCTCAGGACCCTACTATTATTATTGACGAAGCAGATAATTGCGGGGTTCCTACTGTTGTTTTCGTTTCTGAAACGAAAACCCAAAATACTTGTGAAGAAATACTAACAAGAATATATAGTGTTACTGATGCCTGTGGAAACTCAATAAATGTTAGTCATAATATCGTTATAAATGATAATGTACCCCCAACAGCTAGTAATTTAGCTGCCATACAACTAACCTGTAATAACCATATTCCTAGCCCAGATATTAATTTAGTTTCAGACGCCACTGATAATTATACCTCACCAACAGTAGTATACTTTTCTGATGTCTCTGACAGCTTATCATGCCCCGAAACCATAACAAGAACATATAGAGTATCTGATGCCTGTGGAAACTTTACAGACATCACACAGCAAATAATAATTCATGATACCATTGCTCCTACGGCAAGCAATCCCCAAAAAACAGTAGTACCCGATACCAATAGTATACCCAAACCTAACCCTTTAATTGTTACAGATGAAGATGATAATTGTGGTGTCCCAGTGGTTACTTATATCGATGAAACGTCAAACAACGAAACATGTAGTGAAATAATTACAAGAACTTATCGCGTTACAGATAGCTGTGGTAATTATACTGATGTTAACCATATTATTGAAATAATAGACAACGTACCCCCTACCGGCAACAATCCTATAGACACAATAGTTAGTTGCGTTAATGATATACCTCTTATAAACCCTGATGTTGTAACTGTTGCTTCAGACAATAACGGAGATTTTTCCATAACTTTTTTAACTGAAGAAACTGGCACTAAAAATTGCGACGATGTTATTATAAGAACATATCGTATTACCGATGGCTGTGGCAACTATAAGGATGTAAACCATAATATATTTATAATTGATGATATAAAACCACAGATAGATGTTGAATTAGACCCTGAAATCTATTTAAACTGTGCCGTTGAGCCTTCTCCACCTGCAGTAACCTTTTCTGATAATTGCACATCAAATGTTTCTGTTACATTTAATGAAGAAAAAACTATTATAGATTCTGAAAATTATGATATAAGAAGGACTTGGACTGCTACCGATATGTGTAATAATACAAATTCATTTGAGCAAGTAATACACATGAGTTCATATAATGAAACAACAACCACCGCTTTGAATGTCTGTATTAGCGACCCTATTATTGATTTAAATAGTTTGATAAACACAAGTGATAATGGCAACTGGACGGGTTCAGACATGACTGTTCTTAACGTAAACGTTTTTGACCCCAATACTGTTCCAGAAGGAAACTATGTATTCTCTTATACAACAACAAACAACTCCTGTAAAATCATCAACCAATTCAATATTGATTTAAATGATGACTGTATTGTTTATTCATGTATAAGTTCAACTGAAGATGTCGATATTTCAAAAATATTAACTCCAAATAACGACCTACGCAATGATACCTTTAATGTTTTTTACAAATTAAATGAAGCTATTGACGATTTAAGTACTTGTGATATCAAAGTAAAAGTTCAGATATACAATCGTTGGGGTACTAAAGTTTTTGAATCAAACGACTATGACAATACATGGCAAGGTACGGCTCCAAAAAATGCATCTGGCAATGCTGAAAAACTACCTACAGGAACCTACTATTATATTGTTGACTTAATTAATAGCGGATTAAAACCCATTCAAGGATATATTTATTTCGGGACGAAATAATAAAATGTAAAGAGTAATCAAATGAAAAATTTCTACTTACTTTTAATTTTACTTCCTTTTTTGGTTGCAGGCCAACAATTACCACAATTTAGCCAATATATGTTCAATACAACCTCTATTAACCCTGCTTATGTTGGCAGTAGAGAAGCCATGGTTGTAACTTTTTTAAACAGAAACCAATGGGTTGGTGTTAGCGGTGCACCAATAACACAAACACTTGCTGTAGATTCTTCAGTTCCTAAAAGCCATTTAGGATTAGGGCTCTCACTTATTAAAGATGAACTTGGTTACGAAAACACAACATATGTCTATGCCGATGCATCTTATATGATTATCCTCAATGATTTTTATCGATTTTCCTTTGGTTTAAAAGGTGGGATGAGTAAATATGGGCTCGATTCCGATTTATTAATGGACCAATCTGCTGCTAACGACGAATATCTTGATAAAATATTTAATAAATGGAAGCCCAATTTTGGAGTTGGATTCTATTTAAGGTCAGATGAGTTGTTTATAAGCTTGTCATCTCCTCGGATAATTAGCTATACAAATGAAACAGATATCACATACGAAGCTATTGAAAGAGCTAGCTATTATTTGGCTGGTGGCTATATGTTAGAATTTAATCCGCAAGTAAAATTTAAGCCTACAGTCATGTTAAAATATACTAATGGCTCACCTGTTTCACTAGATTTAACAGCTAATTTTTTAATAAATGAAGTGTTATGGCTAGGTGTAGCACATCGCATTAATGATGCTATGGGTGGCTATGTTACCATAAAAGCTTCTGACGCCCTGCGATTTGGCTATTCCTACGAATTCAATACATCTAACCTAAGAGTCTACAGCTCAGGGTCACATGAAATTTTTGTGAGTTATCAATTTAAACTTCCTAGGCCAAGGTGCAATTGCCCTAACATCTTTTAAGTGATTAAAAAGCACTGTGACTTTATGAACATTTTGGTCAATAACATCATGTTTCATTGAAGATTTGGCATGTCTAACTAAAATTAATGTCTTTACAGTCTCCGATTAAATGCGTTTATTATCGACAAAAAGAGTTTTTTATCGATAAAAAGTTGTTTTTATCGATAAAATTCAATTTATTTGCTCTGTAAAGCGTGTGAAAATTAATTTATTATAAAATAAAAGTTCAAATTATTATTTATAAAATATTTAATTGACATGAATTGGTAACCGTTATAAAACTAATAATACCCGACAAAAGACTGAAAGAATACTTTTAATCGAATTTTTAAGCTATTGACCATTAAATTTTGAACAGTTTTAGATATATCTGTTCTTTTGTTTTACCTACAAATACTTAAAGTTATGACCCCAAATCTAATTTCTCAATTAAAAGTAGCGTTGAAATTCAATGCCTTACTTATTCGATTTTTTCTTTCTACAACTCTTTTAAAGGTTGATATGTTAATCGGCCAAAGTACTTACTGTCAAAGTTGGAAGTATCAAAGGTACAACCATTCTTTAGGCAAATTAGTTCATTAATAGTACTAAAGGTCAAAAAATTTGATTAAAAAATATTCAACAGATATTTAGATTTACATAATTATCACCTACTAAATTTAACATTATGTCCCAAAATCGAAAATTAATCCTAAATAACCGCATTTACTGTAAATGCATTCCCTTTCTGTTCTTTCCCTCCAAGGACTTTGTGACAATTAAAAATTTATTTATGACTTGTTGCTCATAGATATCTAAAATATTTGTGAATTAGCTGTAATCTATTTGAATTATGAAAAAAATTACTCTTAATCGTCTAATAAAAGTAAGCTCGCCTAAAAAGCTATACCTATTACTTATAGTTTTTTTGTTCATGGGGCTTTCAAGGGCTAGTGCAGATTGTACTGTTACATCAGCAACCGATCTTGATAATAACGGTACCATATCAGGAGCAGAATTAGTTACCTGGATTAATAATACGGGGTGTTCTGGGACTTTAACCATTCCTAGTGGCACACAAATTTTATTGTATGCCGATACAACTATTCCAAATGCGATTAACAGAGTTGTTATTGAAGATGGTGGACAAATATTATGGACAGCTAATAATGTGTCTTTGGTTTTAGCTCCAAATACGGCGATTGAAATTGAAAACACAACTGACATAGGAAGTACTACAGGCGCTATAGGTTCTACCACCAGCTCGTGTAGTAATACCAAAAGAATATTTATAGGCACTACTGAATATGCTGCCTGTTCAGGCGGAGGAAACGTATGTGTGACCTTCGAAGAAGTTATCGAAGCTGGTGGCACCATTCAATTAGATCCAGATTTTGATGTTATTGCTGGATCTGATAATGAAGTTTGTGTTGGCCCGACTGATTTAAATATTCAACTGAATGGGTTTGTAGATGGAAGTCCAACTTACTATTGGGAGCAAATCTCAGGTCCTGGTACGGTTACTTTTTCTGCAACCGATGTACCAGACCCTACAATTAATGTAGATGTTGCAGGTGATTATGTGTTAAGAATTAACGTTTCCGTACCTTTAAGTACTGCATGCGAGGAAACAACTATTGATGTTTACGCTGATGTTGAAATTAGTTTTAAAGAAGGTGTAACATCAACACCTGTAACGACAACCCCAAGTACTTCAAATAATTGTGGGTTATCTGTCGATTTTCAGGCAGGCGCAAGTAATGCTGGTCCAAATACAACTTATACTTGGGATTTTGGAGATGGCACCCCTGTTAGTAATGAACAAAACCCAACTCATACTTATGCAGCTAATGGCACCTATAATTATTCACTAACAGTTATTGATCCTGATGGCATTGTGCCCTGTAATGAACTTACAATTAATGAGTCAATAACTCTTAATTATGAAGAACCTACTATTACTTGTCCAGGTGATATCACAGTAAATAATGATTCTGGAACATGTAATGCTATTGTAAATTACACAACACCTGTTGGTGCCTCAACAACCTCAGGTGTTTCTACTTCTTTAATAGCTGGATTACCATCTGGCGCCACCTTTCCAATAGGAAATACTGTAGTAACTTATGAAGTTACCGATTCATGCGGAAATTCTACACAGTGTAGTTTTAATGTAACGGTAAATGATAATACCCCCCCAACAGGCACAGCTCCTAGTGATATTTCTAACCTACAGTGTATAGATAATATTCCTGTAGCCGATATTGAAGAAATAACCGATGAAGCTGATAACTGTGGTGGTACTGTAACAGTAACCGTAAATGATAGTAACAATGGTGGTGCTGGTTGCGTTGGTGACCCTTATATTGTAACTAGAACTTACACTTTAGCCGACCCTGACGGGAACACAACAGATCTTATTCAAACCATTACCGTTGAAGATAATATTGCCCCTACAATTACTACTGAAGCTAGTAATAGTACAGTAGAATGCAGTAGTTCTAATGGCACTGAATTTTCAGATTGGTTGAACAACAATGGCGGAGCAACCGCATCAGATTCTTGTGGATCGGTAACCTGGACTAAAGTTGGTGATACTATTTCTGATGAATGTGGAATAACAGGTGCTGCTGTAGTAACCTTTAGAGCAACTGATGAATGTGGAAACTTTAGTGAAACTACTGCAACCTTCACGATTGAAGATACCACCGACCCTACTTGGGACGTGGCCCCTAGCGATATGACCGTACAATGTGACGGTACCGCTGACCCTAGCGGTGCTTTTGCCGCTTGGCTCACCAGCTTCTCTGGTTCTGACTCTTGTGGTAACGCTACCGTGACAAACAACAGTGCCGGTCTTAGCGACCTGTGCGGGGCTACCGGTTCGGAAACCGTGACTTTCACTCTAACTGATGAGTGCGGTAACGATATCTCGGCCCAGGCAACATTTACTATTGAAGATACCACCGACCCTACTTGGGACGTGGCCCCTAGCGATATGACCGTACAATGTGACGGTACCGCTGACCCTAGCGGTGCTTTTGCCGCTTGGCTCACCAGCTTCTCTGGTTCTGACTCTTGTGGTAACGCTACCGTGACAAACAACAGTGCCGGTCTTAGCGACCTGTGCGGGGCTACCGGTTCGGAAACCGTGACTTTCACTCTAACTGATGAGTGCGGTAACGATATCTCGGCCCAGGCAACATTTACTATTGAAGACACCACCGACCCCACTTGGGACGTGGCCCCTAGCGATATGACCGTACAATGTGACGGTACCGCTGACCCTAGCGGTGCTTTTGCCGCTTGGCTCACCAGCTTCTCTGGTTCTGACTCTTGTGGTAACGCTACCGTGACAAACAACAGTGCCGGTCTTAGCGACCTGTGCGGGGCTACCGGTTCGGAAACCGTGACTTTCACTCTAACTGATGAGTGCGGTAACGATATTACTGCCCAGGCAACATTTACTATTGAAGACACCACCGACCCCACTTGGGACGTGGCCCCTAGCGATATGACCGTACAATGTGACGGTACCGCTGACCCTAGCGGTGCATTTGCCGCTTGGCTCACCAGCTTCTCTGGTTCTGACTCTTGTGGTAACGCTACCGTAACACATAACAGTGCCGGTCTTAGCGACCTGTGCGGGGCTACCGGTTCGGAAACCGTGACTTTCACTCTAACTGATGAGTGCGGTAACGATATTACTGCCCAGGCAACATTTACTATTGAAGATACCACCGACCCCACTTGGGACGTGGCCCCTAGCGATATGACCGTACAATGTGACGGTACCGCTGACCCTAGCGGTGCTTTTGCCGCTTGGCTCACCAGCTTCTCTGGTTCTGACTCTTGTGGTAACGCTACCGTAACACATAACAGTGCCGGTCTTAGCGACCTGTGCGGGGCTACCGGTTCGGAAACCGTGACTTTTACACTAACTGATGAGTGCGGTAACGATATCTCGGCCCAGGCAACATTTACTATTGAAGATACCACCGACCCTACTTGGGACGTGGCCCCTAGCGATATGACCGTACAATGTGACGGTACCGCTGACCCTAGCGGTGCTTTTGCCGCTTGGCTCACCAGCTTCTCTGGTTCTGACTCTTGTGGTAACGCTACCGTGACAAACAACAGTGCCGGTCTTAGCGACCTGTGCGGGGCTACCGGTTCGGAAACCGTGACTTTCACATTAACTGATGAGTGCGGTAACGATATTACTGCCCAGGCAACATTTACTATTGAAGATACCACCGACCCCACTTGGGACGTGGCCCCTAGCGATATGACCGTACAATGTGACGGTACCGCTGACCCTAGCGGTGCTTTTGCCGCTTGGCTCACCAGCTTCTCTGGTTCTGACTCTTGTGGTAACGCTACCGTAACACATAACAGTGCCGGTCTTAGCGACCTGTGCGGGGCTACCGGTTCGGAAACCGTGACTTTCACTCTAACTGATGAGTGCGGTAACGATATCTCGGCCCAGGCAACATTTACTATTGAAGATACCACCGACCCCACTTGGGACGTGGCCCCTAGCGATATGACCGTACAATGTGACGGTACCGCTGACCCTAGCGGTGCATTTGCCGCTTGGCTCACCAGCTTCTCTGGTTCTGACTCTTGTGGTAACGCTACCGTGACAAACAACAGTGCCGGTCTTAGCGACCTGTGCGGGGCTACCGGTTCGGAAACCGTGACTTTCACATTAACTGATGAGTGCGGTAACGATATTACTGCCCAGGCAACATTTACTATTGAAGACACCACCGACCCCACTTGGGACGTGGCCCCTAGCGATATGACCGTACAATGTGACGGTACCGCTGACCCTAGCGGTGCTTTTGCCGCTTGGCTCACCAGCTTCTCTGGTTCTGACTCTTGTGGTAACGCTACCGTGACAAACAACAGTGCCGGTCTTAGCGACCTGTGCGGGGCTACCGGTTCGGAAACCGTGACTTTCACTCTAACTGATGAGTGCGGTAACGATATTACTGCCCAGGCAACATTTACTATTGAAGACACCACCGACCCCACTTGGGACGTGGCCCCTAGCGATATGACCGTACAATGTGACGGTACCGCTGACCCTAGCGGTGCTTTTGCCGCTTGGCTCACCAGCTTCTCTGGTTCTGACTCTTGTGGTAACGCTACCGTGACACACAACAGTGCCGGTCTTAGCGACCTGTGCGGGGCTACCGGTTCGGAAACCGTGACTTTCACTCTAACTGATGAGTGCGGTAACGATATTACTGCCCAGGCAACATTTACTATTGAAGATACCACCGACCCTACTTGGGACGTGGCCCCTAGCGATATGACCGTACAATGTGACGGTACCGCTGACCCTAGCGGTGCTTTTGCCGCTTGGCTCACCAGCTTCTCTGGTTCTGACTCTTGTGGTAACGCTACCGTGACAAACAACAGTGCCGGTCTTAGCGACCTGTGCGGGGCTACCGGTTCGGAAACCGTGACTTTCACATTAACTGATGAGTGCGGTAACGATATTACTGCCCAGGCAACATTTACTATTGAAGATACCACCGACCCCACTTGGGACGTGGCCCCTAGCGATATGACCGTACAATGTGACGGTACCGCTGACCCTAGCGGTGCTTTTGCCGCTTGGCTCACCAGCTTCTCTGGTTCTGACTCTTGTGGTAACGCTACCGTAACACATAACAGTGCCGGTCTTAGCGACCTGTGCGGGGCTACCGGTTCGGAAACCGTGACTTTCACTCTAACTGATGAGTGCGGTAACGATATTACTGCCCAGGCAACATTTACTATTGAAGATACCACCGACCCTACTATTGATATTGCGGCAACCAACATCGAAATCGAATGTGGCGTTACAGATTCTGATGCACTTCAAAACTGGTTAAATAATAATGGTGGTGCAACGGCTTCTGATAACTGTAGTGAGATAACTTGGACTAATGATTACGGTCAAAACACAGCTGTAGATTGTGATGGTGACGGAATTGTGGTAACCTTCACTGCTACTGATGCATGCAATAACTCAAGCTCAACTACTGCAACTTATATTATAAAAGATACAACGGCTCCAGACATAACTACTGAGGCCTCTGCATACACAACTCAATGTGATGGTTCAGGAAATACTCAAGAATTAAATGATTGGTTAACTTCAAATGGAGGTGCAACAGCAACTGATAATTGTTCAACAATCACCTGGTCAAACAACTTCACTTCTTTAATTGATGATTGTGGTAACACAGGTTCCGCAACGGTGATATTTACAGCTAAAGATGCCTGCGGTAACACTTCTGAAACCACTGCGACTTTCACAATTCAAGACACAACAGCTCCTACTTTTGTTGAAGCACTACCTGCTGATGCTACTGTGGAATGTGATGCGGTGCCTACTGCTGAAACGCTTACGGCTTCCGATAACTGTGGTACCGCTACGGTAACTTTCAATGAAGTAAGAACCGATGGCGATTGTCCTTCTAGCTACTCGTTAGCTCGTACCTGGACGGCTACGGATGAATGTGGTCTAGAAACCGTACATACACAAACTATAACTGTTCAAGACACAACAGCTCCTACTTTTGTTGAAGCGCTACCTGCTGATGCTACTGTGGAATGTGATGCGGTGCCTACTGCTGAAACACTGACCGCCACAGATAACTGTGGTACTGCTACGGTAACTTTCAATGAAGTAAGAACCGATGGTGATTGTCCTTCTAGCTATACACTGGAGAGAACTTGGACGGCTACTGATGAATGTGGTTTAGAAACCGTACATACACAAACTATAACTGTTCAAGACACAACAGCTCCTACTTTTGTTGAAGCGCTACCTGCTGATGCTACTGTGGAATGTGATGCGGTGCCTACTGCTGAAACACTGACCGCCACAGATAACTGTGGTACTGCTACGGTAACTTTCAATGAAGTTAGAAACGATGGCGATTGTCCTTCTAGCTACTCGTTAGCTCGTACCTGGACGGCTACGGATGAATGTGGTCTAGAAACCGTACATACACAAACTATAACTGTTCAAGACACAACAGCTCCTACTTTTGTTGAAGCACTTCCAACGGATACAACTGTGGAATGTGATGCGGTGCCTACTGCTGAAACACTGACCGCCACAGATAACTGTGGTACTGCTACGGTAACTTTCAATGAAGTTAGAAACGATGGCGATTGTCCTTCTAGCTACTCGTTAGCTCGTACCTGGACGGCTACGGATGAATGTGGTTTAGAAACCGTACATACACAAACTATAACTGTTCAAGACACAACAGCTCCTACTTTTGTTGAAGCGCTACCTGCTGATGCTACTGTGGAATGTGATGCGGTGCCTACTGCTGAAACGCTTACGGCTTCCGATAACTGTGGTACCGCTACGGTAACTTTCAATGAAGTAAGAACCGATGGCGATTGTCCTTCTAGCTACTCGTTAGCTCGTACCTGGACGGCTACGGATGAATGTGGTCTAGAAACCGTACATACACAAACTATAACTGTTCAAGACACAACAGCTCCTACTTTTGTTGAAGCGCTACCTGCTGATGCTACTGTGGAATGTGATGCGGTGCCTACTGCTGAAACACTGACCGCCACAGATAACTGTGGTACTGCTACGGTAACTTTCAATGAAGTAAGAACCGATGGTGATTGTCCTTCTAGCTACTCGTTAGCTCGTACCTGGACGGCTACGGATGAATGTGGTCTAGAAACCGTACATACACAAACTATAACTGTTCAAGACACAACAGCTCCTACTTTTGTTGAAGCGCTACCTGCTGATGCTACTGTGGAATGTGATGCGGTGCCTACTGCTGAAACACTGACCGCCACAGATAACTGTGGTACTGCTACGGTAACTTTCAATGAAGTTAGAAACGATGGCGATTGTCCTTCTAGCTACTCGTTAGCTCGTACCTGGACGGCTACGGATGAATGTGGTCTAGAAACCGTACATACACAAACTATAACTGTTCAAGACACAACAGCTCCTACTTTTGTTGAAGCGCTACCTGCTGATGCTACTGTGGAATGTGATGCGGTGCCTACTGCTGAAACACTGACCGCCACAGATAACTGTGGTACTGCTACGGTAACTTTCAATGAAGTAAGAACCGATGGTGATTGTCCTTCTAGCTATACACTGGAGAGAACTTGGACGGCTACGGATGAATGTGGTCTAGAAACCGTACATACACAAACTATAACTGTTCAAGACACAACCGCCCCTACTTTTGTTGAAGCGCTTCCAACGGATACAACTGTGGAATGTGATGCGGTGCCTACTGCTGAAACACTGACCGCCACAGATAACTGTGGTACTGCTACGGTAACTTTCAATGAAGTAAGAACCGATGGTAATTGTCCTTCTAGCTACTCGTTAGCTCGTACCTGGACGGCTACGGATGAATGTGGTCTAGAAACCGTACATACACAAACTATAACTGTTCAAGACACAACAGCTCCTACTTTTGTTGAAGCGCTACCTGCTGATGCTACTGTGGAATGTGATGCGGTGCCTACTGCTGAAACACTGACCGCCACAGATAACTGTGGTACTGCTACGGTAACTTTCAATGAAGTAAGAACCGATGGTGATTGTCCTTCTAGCTATACACTGGAGAGAACTTGGACGGCTACTGATGAATGTGGTTTAGAAACCGTACATACACAAACTATAACTGTTCAAGACACAACCGCCCCTACTTTTGTTGAAGCGCTTCCAACGGACACAACTGTAGAATGTGATGCGGTGCCTACTGCTGAAACACTGACCGCCACAGATAACTGTGGAACTGCTACGGTAACTTTCAATGAAGTAAGAACCGATGGCGATTGTCCTTCTAACTATACACTGGAGAGAACTTGGACGGCTACTGATGAATGTGGTTTAGAAACCGTACATACTCAAACTATAACTGTTCA
This genomic stretch from Flavobacteriaceae bacterium GSB9 harbors:
- a CDS encoding gliding motility-associated C-terminal domain-containing protein — translated: MKKITLNRLIKVSSPKKLYLLLIVFLFMGLSRASADCTVTSATDLDNNGTISGAELVTWINNTGCSGTLTIPSGTQILLYADTTIPNAINRVVIEDGGQILWTANNVSLVLAPNTAIEIENTTDIGSTTGAIGSTTSSCSNTKRIFIGTTEYAACSGGGNVCVTFEEVIEAGGTIQLDPDFDVIAGSDNEVCVGPTDLNIQLNGFVDGSPTYYWEQISGPGTVTFSATDVPDPTINVDVAGDYVLRINVSVPLSTACEETTIDVYADVEISFKEGVTSTPVTTTPSTSNNCGLSVDFQAGASNAGPNTTYTWDFGDGTPVSNEQNPTHTYAANGTYNYSLTVIDPDGIVPCNELTINESITLNYEEPTITCPGDITVNNDSGTCNAIVNYTTPVGASTTSGVSTSLIAGLPSGATFPIGNTVVTYEVTDSCGNSTQCSFNVTVNDNTPPTGTAPSDISNLQCIDNIPVADIEEITDEADNCGGTVTVTVNDSNNGGAGCVGDPYIVTRTYTLADPDGNTTDLIQTITVEDNIAPTITTEASNSTVECSSSNGTEFSDWLNNNGGATASDSCGSVTWTKVGDTISDECGITGAAVVTFRATDECGNFSETTATFTIEDTTDPTWDVAPSDMTVQCDGTADPSGAFAAWLTSFSGSDSCGNATVTNNSAGLSDLCGATGSETVTFTLTDECGNDISAQATFTIEDTTDPTWDVAPSDMTVQCDGTADPSGAFAAWLTSFSGSDSCGNATVTNNSAGLSDLCGATGSETVTFTLTDECGNDISAQATFTIEDTTDPTWDVAPSDMTVQCDGTADPSGAFAAWLTSFSGSDSCGNATVTNNSAGLSDLCGATGSETVTFTLTDECGNDITAQATFTIEDTTDPTWDVAPSDMTVQCDGTADPSGAFAAWLTSFSGSDSCGNATVTHNSAGLSDLCGATGSETVTFTLTDECGNDITAQATFTIEDTTDPTWDVAPSDMTVQCDGTADPSGAFAAWLTSFSGSDSCGNATVTHNSAGLSDLCGATGSETVTFTLTDECGNDISAQATFTIEDTTDPTWDVAPSDMTVQCDGTADPSGAFAAWLTSFSGSDSCGNATVTNNSAGLSDLCGATGSETVTFTLTDECGNDITAQATFTIEDTTDPTWDVAPSDMTVQCDGTADPSGAFAAWLTSFSGSDSCGNATVTHNSAGLSDLCGATGSETVTFTLTDECGNDISAQATFTIEDTTDPTWDVAPSDMTVQCDGTADPSGAFAAWLTSFSGSDSCGNATVTNNSAGLSDLCGATGSETVTFTLTDECGNDITAQATFTIEDTTDPTWDVAPSDMTVQCDGTADPSGAFAAWLTSFSGSDSCGNATVTNNSAGLSDLCGATGSETVTFTLTDECGNDITAQATFTIEDTTDPTWDVAPSDMTVQCDGTADPSGAFAAWLTSFSGSDSCGNATVTHNSAGLSDLCGATGSETVTFTLTDECGNDITAQATFTIEDTTDPTWDVAPSDMTVQCDGTADPSGAFAAWLTSFSGSDSCGNATVTNNSAGLSDLCGATGSETVTFTLTDECGNDITAQATFTIEDTTDPTWDVAPSDMTVQCDGTADPSGAFAAWLTSFSGSDSCGNATVTHNSAGLSDLCGATGSETVTFTLTDECGNDITAQATFTIEDTTDPTIDIAATNIEIECGVTDSDALQNWLNNNGGATASDNCSEITWTNDYGQNTAVDCDGDGIVVTFTATDACNNSSSTTATYIIKDTTAPDITTEASAYTTQCDGSGNTQELNDWLTSNGGATATDNCSTITWSNNFTSLIDDCGNTGSATVIFTAKDACGNTSETTATFTIQDTTAPTFVEALPADATVECDAVPTAETLTASDNCGTATVTFNEVRTDGDCPSSYSLARTWTATDECGLETVHTQTITVQDTTAPTFVEALPADATVECDAVPTAETLTATDNCGTATVTFNEVRTDGDCPSSYTLERTWTATDECGLETVHTQTITVQDTTAPTFVEALPADATVECDAVPTAETLTATDNCGTATVTFNEVRNDGDCPSSYSLARTWTATDECGLETVHTQTITVQDTTAPTFVEALPTDTTVECDAVPTAETLTATDNCGTATVTFNEVRNDGDCPSSYSLARTWTATDECGLETVHTQTITVQDTTAPTFVEALPADATVECDAVPTAETLTASDNCGTATVTFNEVRTDGDCPSSYSLARTWTATDECGLETVHTQTITVQDTTAPTFVEALPADATVECDAVPTAETLTATDNCGTATVTFNEVRTDGDCPSSYSLARTWTATDECGLETVHTQTITVQDTTAPTFVEALPADATVECDAVPTAETLTATDNCGTATVTFNEVRNDGDCPSSYSLARTWTATDECGLETVHTQTITVQDTTAPTFVEALPADATVECDAVPTAETLTATDNCGTATVTFNEVRTDGDCPSSYTLERTWTATDECGLETVHTQTITVQDTTAPTFVEALPTDTTVECDAVPTAETLTATDNCGTATVTFNEVRTDGNCPSSYSLARTWTATDECGLETVHTQTITVQDTTAPTFVEALPADATVECDAVPTAETLTATDNCGTATVTFNEVRTDGDCPSSYTLERTWTATDECGLETVHTQTITVQDTTAPTFVEALPTDTTVECDAVPTAETLTATDNCGTATVTFNEVRTDGDCPSNYTLERTWTATDECGLETVHTQTITVQDTTAPTFVEALPTDTTVECDAVPTAETLTATDNCGTATVTVSDIRTDGNCANTYTIARTWTATDECGLETAHTQIITVQDTTPPTFVEALPRDITVECDAIPEATTLTATDNCGNATVTVSDARTNGNCANTYIIVRTWTATDECGLTTTHTQNISVEDTTAPVPTTAFQETINTSCIDIGNAPELEFTDNCSTNVTVEFEEINTFDETVLADYQVIRTWTVSDACSNEAIYTQTVNVSLDEVYTEIDTSEDPRCFDDGTVNLRNFLSDNTSNGTWEIIEGNPIATINGDIFDPTNLEDAFTEEFNPNTEGITYVLRFTGLENGCINITDVTMVVDAKCKVLPCGEDTVIISKAVTPNGDGYNDTFDIAGIDLCGFVAEVKIFNRWGALVFESNNYTLGSMDTTGSKGDWDGSSPSSSFGSAGKLPNGTYYYIINLRDSGRSPLTGPVYLGTK